One Planctomycetota bacterium genomic window carries:
- a CDS encoding heavy metal-associated domain-containing protein, whose product MGISRVHAANAARVVAMVMAGAVGWMCLGCASTGGASGGEGATEENPVFHQVTEADVRAVESKEPLSSDGALLYVNGMGCPLCATNIDRLLARKRSISTAVIDLGAGTVLVGFEGGRAKPSPYDLREWVADAGFTLVKVVPQ is encoded by the coding sequence ATGGGTATCTCGCGTGTTCACGCGGCGAACGCCGCGCGGGTGGTGGCGATGGTGATGGCGGGCGCGGTCGGGTGGATGTGCCTCGGGTGCGCGTCGACGGGCGGCGCATCGGGGGGCGAGGGGGCGACGGAGGAGAACCCGGTCTTCCATCAGGTGACCGAGGCGGACGTGCGCGCGGTGGAGTCGAAGGAGCCCCTGTCCTCGGACGGGGCGCTGCTCTACGTGAACGGCATGGGGTGCCCGCTGTGCGCGACGAACATCGACCGGCTGCTGGCGCGCAAGCGGTCGATCTCGACCGCGGTGATCGATCTGGGGGCGGGGACGGTGCTGGTGGGATTTGAAGGTGGGAGAGCGAAGCCCTCGCCCTACGACCTTCGGGAGTGGGTGGCGGACGCGGGGTTCACGCTGGTGAAGGTGGTGCCGCAATGA